In a single window of the Ancylobacter polymorphus genome:
- the glgX gene encoding glycogen debranching protein GlgX: MRKILPGSAFPLGVTVDGRGTNFALFSDNAVGVTLCLFDRYGQTELERIDLHECTNGVWHCYLPGVGRGQVYGWRVHGPWAPEVGHRFNPNKLLLDPYARMLVGNIEWDDALYGYTIGAGDDADLIMDGRDSAPFMPKARVVAGTPMAATQHPRVSWAKTVIYEGHVRGLTMRHPLIPESIRGTFTALGQPEFIDYLAKLGVTALELLPVHAFTQDRHLLDRGLANYWGYNTLNFFAPEPRYLGEDGLDAIGEAVDRLHQAGIEIILDVVYNHTCEGNHLGPTLSFKGIDNASYYRLLPGNGRYYDDLTGCGNSVNTDHPRVLQMVMDSLRMWASIYGIDGFRFDLATTLGRRPDGFDPGHAFFNAILQDPTLGGLKLIAEPWDVGPGGYQLGAFPPGFSEWNGDYRDKVREFWCGSEGLLPSFATRFAASQDIFSEGRRRPWSSLNFITAHDGFTLHDLVTYNDKHNEANGEDGRDGHDDNKSWNCGVEGETDDPAINALRRRQKRNLIATLFLSQGVPMLLAGDERSNSQGGNNNAYCQDNEIGWVDWSNEDPELPEFVARLAQLRKVHSCLSRPEFLTGSRNEMGQPDVAWFNNGGTRMTEENWADPHSKCLTLRLAPVLPEEPSLVIMLNASHVDVDFVAPPVQSGHWEAILATGDDLEGASLDGGGTFGVPARTLIVWEWRA; this comes from the coding sequence ATGCGCAAGATATTGCCCGGTTCTGCCTTTCCGCTCGGCGTGACGGTCGACGGGAGAGGAACGAATTTTGCGCTCTTCTCGGACAATGCCGTCGGGGTGACGCTGTGCCTGTTCGACCGCTATGGCCAGACGGAGCTGGAGCGCATCGACCTGCATGAATGCACCAATGGCGTCTGGCACTGCTATCTGCCGGGCGTCGGGCGCGGGCAGGTTTATGGCTGGCGCGTCCACGGCCCGTGGGCGCCCGAAGTCGGCCACCGTTTCAACCCGAACAAGCTGCTGCTCGACCCCTATGCCCGCATGCTGGTCGGCAATATCGAATGGGATGACGCGCTTTACGGCTACACGATCGGCGCCGGCGACGATGCCGACCTGATCATGGACGGACGTGACAGCGCCCCCTTCATGCCTAAGGCCCGCGTCGTCGCCGGCACGCCGATGGCGGCGACACAGCACCCGCGCGTCTCCTGGGCCAAGACGGTGATCTATGAGGGCCATGTGCGCGGGCTGACCATGCGCCACCCGCTGATCCCGGAATCCATTCGCGGCACCTTCACCGCGCTCGGCCAGCCGGAATTCATCGACTACCTCGCCAAGCTCGGCGTCACCGCGCTGGAACTGCTGCCCGTTCACGCCTTCACCCAGGACCGGCACCTTCTCGATCGGGGCCTCGCCAATTACTGGGGCTACAACACGCTGAACTTCTTCGCCCCGGAGCCGCGTTATCTCGGCGAGGACGGGCTCGACGCCATTGGCGAAGCGGTGGACCGGCTGCATCAGGCCGGCATCGAGATCATTCTCGACGTGGTCTACAACCACACCTGCGAGGGCAACCATCTCGGGCCGACGCTCTCCTTCAAGGGCATCGACAACGCGTCCTATTACCGGCTGCTGCCGGGCAATGGCCGCTATTATGACGACCTCACCGGCTGCGGAAACTCGGTGAACACCGACCATCCCCGCGTGCTGCAGATGGTGATGGACTCACTTCGCATGTGGGCGTCCATCTACGGCATTGACGGCTTCCGCTTCGACCTCGCCACCACGCTCGGCCGCCGGCCGGACGGGTTCGATCCCGGCCATGCCTTCTTCAACGCCATTCTCCAGGACCCGACGCTGGGCGGGCTGAAGCTGATCGCCGAGCCGTGGGATGTCGGCCCCGGCGGCTACCAGCTCGGCGCCTTCCCGCCCGGCTTCTCCGAATGGAACGGCGACTACCGCGACAAGGTGCGCGAATTCTGGTGCGGTTCGGAAGGGCTGCTGCCGAGCTTCGCCACCCGCTTCGCCGCCTCGCAGGACATCTTTTCGGAAGGGCGCCGCCGGCCGTGGTCGAGCCTCAATTTCATCACCGCCCATGACGGTTTCACCCTGCACGACCTCGTCACCTATAATGACAAGCACAATGAGGCCAATGGCGAGGATGGCCGCGACGGCCATGACGACAATAAGAGCTGGAACTGCGGAGTCGAAGGCGAGACCGACGACCCCGCGATCAACGCGCTGCGCCGCCGGCAGAAGCGCAATTTGATCGCCACTTTGTTCCTCAGCCAGGGCGTGCCCATGCTGCTGGCGGGCGACGAGCGTTCGAACTCGCAGGGCGGCAACAACAACGCCTATTGCCAGGACAATGAGATCGGCTGGGTCGACTGGTCGAATGAAGACCCGGAGCTGCCGGAATTCGTTGCCCGCCTCGCCCAGCTGCGAAAAGTCCATTCCTGCCTGTCGCGGCCGGAATTCCTCACCGGCTCGCGCAATGAGATGGGCCAGCCGGATGTCGCCTGGTTCAACAATGGCGGCACGCGGATGACCGAGGAGAACTGGGCCGATCCGCATTCGAAATGCCTCACCCTGCGCCTCGCGCCGGTGCTGCCCGAGGAGCCGTCGCTGGTGATCATGCTCAACGCCTCGCATGTCGATGTCGATTTCGTCGCCCCGCCGGTGCAGTCCGGCCATTGGGAAGCGATCCTCGCCACCGGCGACGATCTTGAAGGCGCGAGTCTCGACGGCGGTGGCACCTTCGGCGTGCCGGCCCGCACCCTCATCGTGTGGGAATGGCGGGCATGA
- the treZ gene encoding malto-oligosyltrehalose trehalohydrolase, with the protein MNSTFGPLIAGATTRFRLFAPQAATVSLEIDGAGPVAMEKGADGFFTAAVDGLNAGTRYRFRLGEGQAGLAVPDPASRGQAEDADGWSLVPAPVPSSAPGPSRPWHEAIIAEVHVGTATPEGTFRALIDRLDHYRDAGFTVIELLPVADFAGRRNWGYDGVLLYAPDTAYGTPEDLRALIDAAHERGLGMMLDVVYNHFGPSGNYLPLYAKSFFRADIDTPWGPAIDLENPVVRAFFSENAAYWLAEFGFDGLRFDAVHALATTGAETFLREIAAACRAVKRDAWLVLENHDNIAGWMTRDDHLYDAQWNDDWHHAFHVLASGERTGYYAPYARDAVAAAGRALSEGFVFQGEPYPGEGGHPRGTVSKELAPDAFVAFAQNHDHIGNRPLGDRLAAGLAPERLAFLRFVLMLSPAIPLLFQGEEALLSQPFPFFCDFEGDLAEAVRNGRRSEFADFFDAHGESFPDPLSEATFISAKLKAEDFRTPQARAELDIFRRLADERRRLVWPLAASGYRGSELSRSGEALRVAWHFNAGTLVMVLNGGRQAATLDPMTGIAGMPAGASTGGVIHEAEGKLTLGPFAAAVWSLAPA; encoded by the coding sequence ATGAACAGCACGTTCGGCCCGCTGATCGCGGGCGCCACCACACGCTTTCGCCTGTTCGCCCCGCAAGCCGCCACCGTGAGCCTTGAGATCGACGGCGCGGGACCGGTGGCGATGGAGAAAGGCGCGGACGGCTTCTTCACCGCCGCTGTCGACGGGCTCAATGCCGGCACGCGCTATCGCTTCCGCCTCGGCGAGGGGCAGGCCGGCCTCGCCGTGCCCGATCCCGCCTCGCGCGGGCAGGCAGAAGATGCCGATGGCTGGAGCCTCGTCCCCGCGCCGGTCCCCTCCAGCGCGCCCGGCCCGTCGCGGCCCTGGCATGAGGCCATCATCGCCGAGGTGCATGTCGGCACCGCCACGCCGGAAGGCACGTTCCGCGCGCTGATCGACCGGTTGGATCATTACCGCGATGCCGGCTTCACGGTTATCGAGTTGTTGCCGGTCGCCGATTTCGCCGGGCGCCGCAACTGGGGCTATGACGGCGTGCTGCTCTACGCGCCCGACACCGCCTATGGCACGCCGGAGGATTTGCGCGCGCTGATCGACGCCGCGCATGAGCGCGGCCTCGGCATGATGCTCGATGTCGTCTACAACCATTTTGGCCCGAGCGGGAATTACCTGCCGCTCTACGCCAAATCCTTCTTCCGCGCGGATATCGACACCCCCTGGGGCCCGGCGATCGACCTCGAAAACCCTGTTGTCCGGGCCTTCTTCAGCGAGAACGCCGCCTATTGGCTCGCCGAATTCGGCTTTGACGGGCTGCGCTTCGACGCGGTGCATGCGCTGGCGACCACGGGCGCCGAGACCTTCCTGCGCGAGATCGCGGCCGCCTGCCGGGCGGTGAAGCGGGACGCCTGGCTGGTGCTGGAGAACCACGACAACATCGCCGGCTGGATGACGCGCGACGACCATCTCTACGACGCGCAATGGAACGACGACTGGCACCATGCCTTCCATGTGCTGGCGAGCGGCGAGCGCACCGGCTATTACGCGCCCTATGCGCGCGATGCCGTCGCCGCCGCCGGCCGGGCGCTTTCCGAGGGCTTCGTCTTCCAGGGCGAGCCCTATCCCGGCGAGGGCGGGCACCCGCGCGGCACGGTGAGCAAGGAACTCGCGCCCGACGCTTTCGTCGCCTTCGCCCAGAACCACGACCATATCGGCAACCGCCCGCTCGGCGACCGGCTGGCGGCGGGTCTGGCGCCGGAGCGGCTCGCCTTCCTGCGCTTCGTGCTGATGCTCTCGCCCGCCATTCCGCTGCTGTTCCAGGGCGAGGAGGCGCTGCTGTCGCAGCCCTTCCCGTTCTTCTGCGATTTCGAGGGCGATCTCGCCGAGGCGGTGCGCAATGGCCGGCGCAGCGAGTTCGCCGATTTCTTCGACGCCCATGGCGAAAGCTTCCCCGACCCGCTGAGCGAAGCCACCTTCATCTCCGCCAAGCTGAAGGCGGAGGATTTCCGGACCCCGCAAGCGCGGGCGGAACTCGACATCTTCCGCCGGCTGGCGGATGAGCGCCGCCGGCTGGTGTGGCCGCTGGCGGCGAGTGGCTATCGCGGCAGCGAACTCAGCCGCAGCGGCGAGGCGCTGCGGGTCGCCTGGCACTTCAACGCCGGCACGCTGGTGATGGTGCTGAATGGCGGCCGGCAGGCGGCCACGCTCGACCCGATGACCGGCATTGCCGGCATGCCGGCCGGGGCCAGCACCGGCGGAGTGATCCACGAAGCCGAGGGCAAGCTCACCCTCGGCCCCTTCGCCGCCGCCGTCTGGAGCCTCGCGCCCGCATGA